The genome window GATTGTATGAAAAGCTGGGTGATAATACGCTGGCTTTGGCACAATATCAAGATATTATTGATCATCACAGTGACGGAATTTATATTGATGAAGCATTGTATTTCTCGGCAGAGATTTATAATAAACAATTACAGCAGCCTGATAAGGCAAAAGCTTTATACGAGAAAATAATTTTTGCGCATCAGGACAGTATCTATTTTGTCGATGCCAGAAGGAAATTCAGGGAATTGCGAGGAGATACGAACCTTTAAAGAAAAGTTTAATCGTTTAATTGTTTATTTGTTTAACCGAATTAATGATTAAACAAATAAGTATAATTAATAAAAGAAGAGTTTAATCGGTTAATTATTTTATCTTTTTAACTTTCTTCGATTAAACAATTAAACAATTGACCAAATCAACAATAAAAAAAATGATTATATACAACGTTACCACAAACATACATGAAAGCGTTCATGATCAATGGATGATCTGGATGCAGCACAAACATATTCCCGAAATGCTGGCTTGCGGAAAATTTAGTTCAGCTCGTTTAGTCCGAGTTTTGGTTGAGGAGGAAATGGGCGGTGTTACTTATTCTGTTCAGTATGAAACGGACAGTAAGGAAACATTAGCAAAATACTATCAGGAAGATGCTCCAAAATTAAGAGAGGAAGGACAAAAATTGTTTGGCGACAAAATGCTGACTTTTAGAACTGAATTGCAAGTGATTTCAGATCATTAAAAATCTTTGGATTTAAAATTAAATTTTGTCTTTGCGTCTTTGCGAGATTATAACCCTAAATAAAGCGAGAAGACACAGTGCCTCGTAATAACGATATGGAAAAAGTAACAGCCAAAAAGCACCTCGGACAGCATTTCTTAAAAGATGAAAGCGTAGCGAAAGACATCGCTGACACCCTGAATTTAGAAGGGTATGAAGATGTACTGGAAATAGGACCCGGAATGGGAGTACTGACCAAGTATCTGCTGGAAAAACCAATCAATACATATGTTATCGAAATTGACACTGAATCGGTTGAATATCTGGGTGTTCATTATGATAAATTGAAGGACAGAATCATTTCAAAAGATTTCCTCAAATACGATATCAATGAAGTTTTCGCTGGGAAACAATTTGCTATCATTGGAAATTTCCCGTATAATATTTCGACGCAGATTGTTTTCAAAACATTGGAATATCGCAATCAGATTCCTGAATTTGCCGGAATGTTCCAAAAAGAAGTAGCAGAACGCATCTGTGAGAAAAAAGGAACCAAAGCTTATGGAATCCTGTCCGTTTTGGCACAGGCGTTTTATGATACCGAGTATCTGTTTACCGTAGACGAAAATGTATTCAATCCGCCACCCAAGGTAAAATCGGGAGTGATGCGTATGCGAAGGAAAGAAGATTTTAGTCTGCCTTGTGGCGAAAAATTGTTTTTCACGGTTGTAAAAACGGCTTTTCAGCAGCGCAGAAAGACCTTGCGGAACAGTTTAAAAACCTTAAATTTGTCCGATAGTTTGAGAGAAGACGAAGTTTTTAATCTTCGTCCCGAGCAATTGGATTACAAAGAATTTATAGCATTGACCCAAAAAATAGAAGCCGATGGAGGAGTTTAAAATCAGCAAAGAATTAATACTGCAGCTCGGTGAATTTATTCAAAGTAAAAATGACCAGCAGCTGGAAGTTTTATTGAATGATATGCACCATGCTGATATTGCCGAAGTTTTAGATGAATTAGACTTTGATCAGGCAACGTATATCTTTAAAGTTCTGGACAGTGAAAAAACTGCCGAAATCCTCTTAGAGTTAGAAGATGATTTAAGGGAGAATATATTAAACAGGCTTTCGCCAAAAGAGATTGCCGAAGAGCTTGACGAATTAGAAACCAATGATGCGGCCGATATTATCGGGGAACTTTCGAAAGAGAAAAAAGCCGAAGTAATATCAGAGCTGCAGGACGTTGAACATGCTAAGGATATTGTAGAACTTTTACGTTACAAGGAAGATACTGCAGGAGGAATCATGCACAAGGAGCTTGTAAAAGTGAATGAAAACTGGAACGTGCTTACCTGTGTAAAAGAAATGCGTATTCAGGCCGAAAATATTTCCAGAGTCCATTCTATTTATGTAGTCGATGACGAAGACAGATTAAAAGGCCGATTGTCGCTGAAAGATCTGCTGACGACTTCTACACGGACAAATATCAGCGATGTATATATCCGAAAACTGAATTCGGTAAATGTAGATACAGAAGATGTTGAGGTGGCCAGAATCATGCAGAAATACGATTTGGAAGCTATTCCTGTAGTGGATGAACTGGGACGTTTAGTAGGGAGAATTACTATTGACGATATCGTGGACGTTATCAAAGACGAGGCCGAAAAAGATTATCAATTGGCTGCGGGTATTACCAATGACGTAGAATCCAGCGATACTGTTCTGGAGCTGATGAAAGCAAGACTGCCGTGGCTTTTGATAGGAATGGTAATTGAAATTATTGCCTCAAAGGTTCTGGAAGGCAATCAGACTACGGGGCAGCAGTATTTTACTTTGATGATATTTGTTCCCTTACTTTCGGCTA of Flavobacterium marginilacus contains these proteins:
- a CDS encoding DUF4286 family protein, whose product is MIIYNVTTNIHESVHDQWMIWMQHKHIPEMLACGKFSSARLVRVLVEEEMGGVTYSVQYETDSKETLAKYYQEDAPKLREEGQKLFGDKMLTFRTELQVISDH
- the mgtE gene encoding magnesium transporter produces the protein MEEFKISKELILQLGEFIQSKNDQQLEVLLNDMHHADIAEVLDELDFDQATYIFKVLDSEKTAEILLELEDDLRENILNRLSPKEIAEELDELETNDAADIIGELSKEKKAEVISELQDVEHAKDIVELLRYKEDTAGGIMHKELVKVNENWNVLTCVKEMRIQAENISRVHSIYVVDDEDRLKGRLSLKDLLTTSTRTNISDVYIRKLNSVNVDTEDVEVARIMQKYDLEAIPVVDELGRLVGRITIDDIVDVIKDEAEKDYQLAAGITNDVESSDTVLELMKARLPWLLIGMVIEIIASKVLEGNQTTGQQYFTLMIFVPLLSATAGNIGVQASAIVVQGLANGTLKQYSSQYLTKELSVAMISGTIISLFLFLYHSLMYQQYLVGFAISISMLVVIVFAASLGVLVPLFLHRRKIDPAIATGPFITTTNDVFGIMIYFEIARLILGY
- the rsmA gene encoding 16S rRNA (adenine(1518)-N(6)/adenine(1519)-N(6))-dimethyltransferase RsmA, producing MEKVTAKKHLGQHFLKDESVAKDIADTLNLEGYEDVLEIGPGMGVLTKYLLEKPINTYVIEIDTESVEYLGVHYDKLKDRIISKDFLKYDINEVFAGKQFAIIGNFPYNISTQIVFKTLEYRNQIPEFAGMFQKEVAERICEKKGTKAYGILSVLAQAFYDTEYLFTVDENVFNPPPKVKSGVMRMRRKEDFSLPCGEKLFFTVVKTAFQQRRKTLRNSLKTLNLSDSLREDEVFNLRPEQLDYKEFIALTQKIEADGGV